In Porites lutea chromosome 1, jaPorLute2.1, whole genome shotgun sequence, a single genomic region encodes these proteins:
- the LOC140921495 gene encoding uncharacterized protein → MDPEDSAKGAVGYSLRQDPVPNTQIDFGELVYQREISEQRRLASLWNKESKEVAFETQQLQTLLYTNWEHLSARKIVDRLAIIWKSFETVHSKYLPGIRDSKRLQEVQQRFKSLKEQMMFTIEECETQIRTDQETQKRDDERSIKSHKSHQSQSSTTSRSSSSSRKERFRAMLLAKRKLELAKSRAQEEAELAKSKAQQEAELVKAEHERSAKKELRLLEDEAVLAELDWKIENEFDEETGVVNGVDNIVQTTYPIEEKPLGQSPQIQLDDSEPRTPKIPAPTPKPSLPLIPVSCSTPQDTAPGSCKEKPATEVKSNIADTANKGALPVTECQQPPYQAPRTFQYRPKSQPEDKVIEQAPKDHVAAMWKVQLLNGISPTPFNGNPADFPFFKEQAHTHLESELLTDAQRVEYLPKFLKGEALEVIKRNRGSSYSELMKILEERFGRPIQVTQACIEELVSGPKLAYGDNMGLLNFAEKLNTSTKVLKGDVEREASVATNLRRIVNRLPNDLITKWQTENYEIVSRGGTARLKDIAKFVKRQASIRNDPVFGMQPQRGENRTNKSPPKASKGSDLPTKNATINATSLKNAPKKENSANCAICKSTPHRLQECPIVKQCDRVAVRRQYAASYGFCFNCGCHNPDHSGTSCPEPPACSLCPGHHLPILHRDNNNGRRTPGNKNTHNPTNRYSTPTADPITRQPQMEQGTRQPPSDRPQTSITSAGVSTTRAQVLLNVVPVTITAENGGSLSTYAFLDNGCTDTLIDKELADHLDLKGISEQIGIKTITNSEELVESRRVSFTLSPVEAYGEDIDVNEAYVLPDLNQSERVLPGTVDVHKYPHLQDLTFPVVDFERVSIIVGSNVPVAHLQKEVRIPKDNKSGLYGYRYPLGWSISGPLTIAGTRRAELNFISVGHKPDDFVERFWKIEDYGTLKAGEKPLSVEDKRALKIIEETTTLVDGHYEVGLLWKEDQPKLPNNRILAERRAELLRRRLTKAGNEQMAAKYRGVMTEYISKGYARKLSPEEAARESSITWYLPHHPVTNPNKPDKLRIVFDAASEYEGTSLNKNLVQGPDMTNSLVGVLLRFRQGHVGVAADVEAMFHQVRVRKQDQEALRFLWWTDDYDKPPDVYVMEVHIFGATSSPCVANWALRRTASDNAERFNPQVVATVDRNFYVDDALPSFSEENAASTVASDLVKILNHGGFNLTKFMTNSKNVLATIPTEKRATPDLNLDLDELPVERALGIRWFAETDELGFDIKNLNRPETKRGVLSAVCSLYDPLGFAAPVALTARVIIQDMWKAKVDWDQPLEENFLARWKSWTSQLSSLSALRIPRCYLPAGTDASKCKLQLHIFSDASEIGYGASAYLRVENPDGSIHCSFVVGKARNAPVKFTSIPRLELQAAVLSTRLNKMLREELDLPIQSTKFWTDSEIVLHYLKNERRRFQTYVANRVEEIRGNSQPDDWNHVPGVLNPADDASRGLNPSELNLDHRWLRGPEFLWQPESFWPNASLREVPDEGLELKKETHANCTDINTNVKTRQASVQSNCPPATPVETTMQQIISTSSDWNRLRRQVAWLTRFTHFIRDRKTVHTGHLTLEDYDAATLSIAKIVQHAAYDQEIKDLKTRGEVRGSSKIASLNPMQDDHGVLRVKGRIASPPAADTARNQIILPRDHPATVLMVRHTHASIGHLGREHLIARVRETFWIPQIRVLTRSVLGRCLVCKKLNAKPMTQQMAPLPRSRMMAYEPPFSYTGMDLFGPLYVKHGRGTAKRWCCLFTCLTTRSVHLELVHSMDTNDFIMCLRRFINRRGEVTELRCDRGSNFVGGERELRESIEQWNQQQIVQELLQRGCKWVFQPPTASSMSGIWERMVRSAKTVLKSILGTQVVTEAVLQTLLTEVERVLNGRALTANSDDPNDLQPLTPAHFLMQRKTICLPPGIFEKADQYHRRKWRQVQFLADLFWKRWLREYLPTLQARGKWRKVLPNLKPKALVLLVDDNVPRGCWKLGRVLEVFPGPDGLVRTAKVKTKDSVFIRPIQKLCLLENDLENN, encoded by the coding sequence ATGGACCCTGAGGACTCAGCGAAAGGAGCAGTTGGATACTCCCTACGCCAGGACCCCGTACCAAATACTCAAATTGATTTTGGTGAACTTGTGTATCAACGCGAAATAAGCGAACAACGCAGACTTGCATCTTTGTGGAACAAGGAATCTAAAGAAGTTGCCTTTGAAACACAGCAGCTCCAAACTCTCCTCTACACTAACTGGGAGCACTTGTCCGCCCGCAAAATAGTAGATCGTTTAGCTATCATTTGGAAATCCTTTGAGACTGTACACTCGAAGTACCTGCCAGGCATACGTGACAGCAAACGACTACAAGAAGTACAGCAAAGGTTCAAGTCCCTCAAAGAACAGATGATGTTTACAATAGAAGAATGCGAAACCCAAATACGGACTGATCAAGAAACACAAAAACGTGATGATGAACGCTCCATTAAAAGTCACAAGTCGCACCAGTCTCAGAGCTCCACTACTTCAAGATCCTCTTCGTCGTCCCGGAAAGAAAGGTTTAGAGCCATGCTTTTAGCAAAAAGGAAATTGGAGTTAGCGAAGAGTAGGGCACAAGAGGAAGCTGAGTTGGCGAAGAGTAAGGCTCAACAAGAAGCCGAATTGGTCAAAGCAGAGCATGAGCGGAGCGCAAAGAAGGAATTGAGACTACTCGAGGACGAAGCCGTTCTAGCTGAGCTGGACTGGAAGATTGAAAATGAGTTCGACGAGGAAACTGGTGTTGTTAATGGTGTGGACAATATTGTTCAGACAACCTATCCCATTGAGGAGAAACCACTGGGACAGTCACCTCAAATTCAACTTGATGATTCAGAACCCCGAACACCAAAAATCCCAGCACCGACACCCAAACCTTCACTGCCTCTTATACCTGTCAGTTGCTCCACCCCCCAAGACACAGCACCTGGTTCGTGCAAGGAAAAGCCAGCCACTGAGGTCAAATCCAATATTGCCGATACTGCAAACAAGGGAGCACTGCCAGTCACTGAATGCCAGCAGCCACCATACCAAGCCCCACGAACCTTCCAGTATAGACCTAAGTCTCAGCCAGAAGACAAAGTAATAGAGCAAGCCCCTAAAGACCATGTAGCAGCCATGTGGAAGGTACAGCTTCTGAACGGAATCTCTCCTACACCCTTTAATGGCAACCCAGCAGACTTCCCGTTCTTCAAAGAACAGGCACATACTCACCTTGAAAGTGAGCTACTAACTGATGCGCAGCGGGTAGAGTACTTACCGAAGTTCCTGAAAGGAGAAGCCTTGGAGGTCATCAAAAGAAACCGAGGCTCCTCCTATAGTGAGCTAATGAAGATCTTAGAGGAACGCTTTGGTCGCCCTATTCAGGTGACGCAAGCCTGCATCGAAGAGTTAGTCTCAGGCCCCAAACTTGCCTATGGTGACAACATGGGTCTGCTTAATTTTGCCGAGAAGCTGAACACTTCAACCAAGGTTCTGAAGGGAGATGTGGAACGCGAAGCAAGCGTAGCTACCAATTTGAGAAGAATCGTAAACAGACTCCCAAATGATTTAATCACCAAGTGGCAGACCGAAAACTACGAGATTGTTAGCCGTGGTGGAACTGCACGACTAAAGGACATTGcaaaatttgtgaaaaggcAAGCGTCAATAAGGAATGACCCAGTGTTTGGAATGCAGCCGCAAAGGGGAGAAAACAGGACAAACAAGTCCCCCCCCAAAGCTTCTAAAGGATCGGACCTGCCCACGAAAAATGCTACGATCAACGCCACATCGCTTAAGAACGCCCCCAAGAAAGAGAACTCTGCAAACTGTGCAATTTGCAAGTCTACTCCCCACCGACTCCAGGAGTGCCCAATCGTCAAACAGTGTGACCGTGTAGCCGTGCGTCGACAATATGCAGCATCGTATGGGTTCTGCTTTAACTGTGGTTGCCATAATCCCGATCACAGTGGTACTTCCTGTCCTGAGCCACCAGCTTGTTCTCTGTGTCCTGGACACCACTTACCAATACTGCATAGGGACAACAACAATGGACGCAGAACTCCTGGAAACAAGAACACTCATAACCCCACTAACCGATACAGTACTCCGACTGCTGACCCAATAACCCGGCAACCACAAATGGAGCAAGGCACAAGACAGCCGCCCAGCGACAGGCCACAGACTTCGATTACATCTGCCGGTGTCAGCACCACAAGAGCCCaagttttgttaaatgtagTTCCTGTAACCATTACTGCAGAGAACGGTGGTTCCCTTTCTACATATGCATTTCTTGACAATGGCTGTACCGATACCCTCATTGACAAAGAGCTTGCTGATCATCTTGACCTGAAAGGGATCTCGGAGCAAATCGGGATTAAGACTATTACGAACAGCGAGGAGCTGGTGGAGAGTCGACGCGTTTCCTTTACTCTCAGTCCTGTAGAAGCATACGGTGAAGACATTGATGTTAATGAAGCTTACGTTCTCCCTGACCTGAATCAATCAGAACGAGTTTTGCCGGGGACAGTAGATGTCCATAAGTATCCGCACCTTCAAGACCTTACATTCCCAGTGGTGGACTTTGAACGAGTCTCGATCATTGTGGGGAGTAACGTCCCTGTTGCACACTTGCAGAAGGAAGTCAGAATCCCGAAAGACAACAAGAGCGGCCTCTACGGTTATCGGTACCCTCTCGGTTGGAGCATTTCAGGTCCATTGACTATCGCTGGGACAAGAAGAGCTGAGCTCAATTTCATCTCTGTTGGACACAAACCTGACGACTTTGTTGAAAGGTTTTGGAAGATCGAAGACTATGGAACATTGAAAGCAGGAGAGAAGCCCTTATCTGTGGAAGACAAACGAGCCCTAAAAATCATTGAAGAAACTACTACCCTTGTAGACGGGCATTATGAAGTTGGCCTACTATGGAAGGAAGATCAGCCAAAGCTGCCAAACAATCGCATTTTAGCTGAAAGACGAGCAGAATTGCTTAGACGACGCCTGACCAAAGCAGGAAATGAGCAAATGGCTGCTAAGTACCGTGGAGTCATGACTGAGTACATCTCGAAGGGTTATGCACGCAAATTGTCCCCTGAAGAAGCAGCTAGAGAAAGCTCGATAACTTGGTACTTACCTCATCATCCAGTGACTAATCCCAACAAACCTGACAAGCTCCGTATCGTCTTCGATGCCGCATCTGAGTATGAAGGAACATCTCTAAACAAGAATCTCGTTCAAGGGCCAGACATGACAAACAGTCTCGTTGGTGTGCTGCTGCGATTTCGACAGGGGCATGTAGGGGTAGCCGCTGATGTCGAGGCAATGTTTCATCAAGTGCGTGTGCGTAAACAAGATCAAGAAGCTCTACGATTCCTCTGGTGGACAGATGATTACGACAAACCCCCGGATGTCTATGTTATGGAAGTACACATATTtggagcaacctcgtccccttgCGTTGCAAATTGGGCCCTGAGAAGAACAGCCAGTGACAATGCTGAAAGGTTCAACCCGCAAGTTGTTGCAACTGTTGACAGGAACTTTTATGTTGACGATGCTCTGCCATCCTTCAGTGAGGAGAATGCAGCATCTACTGTAGCATCGGACCTAGTGAAAATCCTGAATCACGGTGGCTTCAACCTTACGAAATTCATGACGAACAGTAAGAATGTTTTGGCAACCATTCCCACCGAGAAAAGAGCCACACCAGATCTGAATCTTGACTTAGACGAACTGCCAGTGGAAAGGGCGCTAGGGATTCGCTGGTTTGCTGAAACAGATGAGCTTGGATTTGACATCAAGAACTTGAATCGACCCGAAACAAAGCGTGGAGTACTGTCCGCCGTTTGTTCCCTGTATGACCCTCTTGGGTTTGCTGCGCCTGTGGCCCTTACTGCCAGAGTAATTATCCAGGATATGTGGAAGGCTAAGGTAGACTGGGACCAGCCACTCGAAGAAAACTTCTTAGCCAGATGGAAGTCTTGGACCTCACAGCTGTCATCCCTCTCTGCACTGCGCATCCCACGTTGCTACTTGCCAGCTGGAACAGATGCTTCCAAATGCAAACTACAGCTGCATATCTTCTCTGATGCCTCTGAAATTGGCTACGGTGCATCTGCGTATCTAAGAGTCGAGAATCCAGATGGGTCTATTCACTGCTCGTTTGTTGTGGGGAAAGCAAGAAATGCAcctgtcaagttcacaagcatTCCAAGGCTTGAACTCCAAGCTGCTGTTCTGTCTACACGCTTGAATAAGATGCTGAGAGAAGAGTTGGACCTTCCTATTCAGAGCACCAAGTTCTGGACAGACAGCGAAATAGTTCTCCACTACTTGAAGAATGAAAGGCGTCGTTTCCAGACCTATGTCGCTAATCGAGTCGAAGAAATCAGAGGAAACTCACAGCCAGACGACTGGAACCACGTGCCAGGTGTCTTGAACCCAGCCGACGATGCGTCACGTGGCTTGAACCCCTCTGAGCTAAACCTTGATCACCGCTGGCTACGAGGACCAGAGTTCTTATGGCAACCTGAATCCTTTTGGCCCAACGCAAGCCTTCGAGAAGTCCCCGATGAAGGCCTAGAGCTTAAGAAAGAAACCCATGCTAACTGTACTGACATAAACACCAATGTCAAGACCCGCCAGGCAAGCGTACAGTCTAATTGCCCCCCCGCCACACCTGTTGAGACCACCATGCAACAAATAATAAGCACCTCCTCTGATTGGAACCGTCTCAGACGTCAAGTGGCTTGGCTCACACGCTTCACTCATTTCATCCGTGACCGGAAGACTGTCCACACAGGTCATCTGACTTTAGAAGATTACGATGCTGCTACCTTATCCATCGCAAAGATCGTCCAGCACGCAGCCTACGATCAAGAGATCAAGGATCTAAAGACCAGGGGCGAAGTCAGGGGATCCAGTAAGATCGCTAGTTTGAACCCAATGCAAGACGACCATGGTGTTTTGAGAGTCAAGGGACGTATAGCATCACCACCAGCTGCTGACACTGCCAGGAATCAAATAATACTGCCCAGAGATCATCCAGCGACAGTCCTGATGGTCCGCCACACCCATGCATCAATTGGTCACCTGGGGCGTGAACACCTCATAGCAAGGGTTCGAGAGACGTTCTGGATCCCACAAATAAGGGTGTTAACACGTTCTGTCCTGGGTCGGTGTCTTGTTTGTAAGAAGTTGAATGCCAAGCCGATGACTCAGCAAATGGCTCCCCTGCCAAGAAGCCGGATGATGGCGTACGAACCCCCATTCTCCTACACAGGAATGGATCTATTCGGTCCTTTATACGTCAAGCATGGAAGAGGAACAGCCAAACGGTGGTGCTGCTTATTTACCTGCCTGACGACACGTAGTGTACATCTTGAATTGGTTCACTCGATGGACACAAACGACTTCATAATGTGTCTGCGACGATTTATAAACCGTCGTGGTGAAGTGACTGAACTAAGGTGTGACAGAGGATCAAATTTTGTCGGCGGTGAACGAGAGCTGAGAGAGTCGATCGAGCAGTGGAACCAGCAACAAATTGTGCAAGAGCTTCTACAACGAGGGTGCAAATGGGTCTTCCAGCCGCCAACTGCTTCTAGCATGTCTGGGATTTGGGAGCGGATGGTGCGAAGTGCTAAGACTGTTCTGAAGTCTATCCTAGGGACCCAAGTAGTTACGGAAGCAGTTCTTCAGACGCTGTTGACTGAAGTTGAACGAGTGTTAAATGGGCGAGCGCTCACCGCCAATTCAGACGACCCAAATGACCTTCAGCCACTCACGCCAGCGCATTTCTTAATGCAGAGGAAGACTATCTGCCTACCCCCTGGCATATTTGAGAAAGCAGATCAGTATCACAGAAGGAAATGGAGGCAGGTACAATTTCTGGCAGACCTATTTTGGAAGAGGTGGTTGCGTGAGTATTTACCTACCCTGCAAGCCCGAGGAAAGTGGAGAAAGGTCTTACCTAACTTGAAGCCGAAGGCCCTTGTCCTGTTAGTTGATGACAACGTGCCGAGAGGATGCTGGAAACTTGGACGAGTCCTAGAGGTCTTCCCTGGCCCCGACGGCCTGGTGCGCACAGCGAAAGTCAAGACAAAGGACTCTGTGTTCATCCGACCTATTCAGAAGCTATGCCTACTGGAGAACGATCTTGAGAATAATTAG